One part of the Streptomyces nigra genome encodes these proteins:
- a CDS encoding SLC13 family permease — MSPELLSILVLAVVFVIATTRSINMGALAFAAAFGVGTLVADLDADGIFAGFPGDLFVVLVGVTYLFAVARANGTTDWLVHAAVRLVRGRVALIPWVMFALTGALTAIGAVSPAAVAIVAPVALSFAARYSISPLLMGVMVVHGAQAGGFSPISIYGSIVNGIVEREKLPGSEITLFLASLVVNLVIAAIVFTVCGGPKLWRQGSVDAPEGRGEPGDRPEPGGTGTATGPGDQPQPGGTGSAPDTGTTLTRPAPTATDLVAARLTPARVATLISLVALVVAVLVFDLDAGLTAITLAVVLSTVWPDDSKRAVGEIAWPTVLLICGVLTYVGVLDEMGTITWAGEGVGGIGVPLLAAVLLCYIGAIVSAFASSVGIMGALIPLAVPFLAQGEIGAIGMVAALAVSATVVDVSPFSTNGALVLAAAPDVDRERFFRRLMVYGGIVVAVVPAVVWLAMVVPGWG; from the coding sequence ATGTCCCCCGAACTCCTCTCGATCCTCGTCCTCGCCGTGGTGTTCGTCATCGCGACGACCCGCTCGATCAACATGGGCGCGCTGGCCTTCGCCGCCGCCTTCGGGGTCGGCACGCTCGTCGCCGACCTCGACGCGGACGGCATCTTCGCCGGTTTCCCCGGCGACCTGTTCGTCGTCCTCGTCGGCGTCACCTATCTGTTCGCCGTCGCGCGGGCCAACGGCACCACGGACTGGCTGGTGCACGCCGCGGTCCGGCTGGTGCGGGGCCGGGTCGCCCTGATCCCCTGGGTGATGTTCGCGCTGACCGGCGCGCTCACCGCGATCGGCGCGGTGAGCCCGGCGGCCGTCGCGATCGTCGCGCCCGTCGCGCTCAGCTTCGCCGCCCGCTACTCCATCAGCCCACTGCTGATGGGCGTGATGGTGGTGCACGGCGCCCAGGCCGGCGGCTTCTCCCCCATCAGCATCTACGGGTCGATCGTCAACGGCATCGTGGAGCGGGAGAAGCTGCCGGGCAGCGAGATCACGCTGTTCCTGGCCTCCCTGGTCGTCAACCTCGTCATCGCGGCGATCGTGTTCACCGTGTGCGGGGGCCCGAAGCTGTGGCGGCAGGGCTCGGTGGACGCCCCCGAGGGGCGCGGGGAACCGGGCGACCGGCCGGAACCCGGCGGCACGGGGACGGCGACGGGTCCCGGCGACCAGCCGCAACCCGGCGGCACGGGCTCAGCACCTGATACCGGCACGACCCTCACCCGTCCCGCCCCCACGGCCACCGACCTCGTCGCCGCCCGTCTCACCCCCGCCCGAGTCGCCACGCTCATCTCCCTCGTCGCCCTGGTCGTCGCCGTCCTCGTGTTCGACCTGGACGCCGGCCTCACCGCGATCACCCTCGCCGTCGTCCTCAGCACCGTCTGGCCGGACGACAGCAAGCGGGCCGTCGGCGAGATCGCCTGGCCGACGGTGCTGCTGATCTGCGGTGTGCTGACATACGTCGGCGTGCTGGACGAGATGGGCACCATCACCTGGGCCGGCGAGGGCGTCGGCGGCATCGGCGTCCCGCTGCTGGCCGCCGTCCTGCTCTGCTACATCGGCGCGATCGTCTCGGCGTTCGCCTCCTCGGTCGGCATCATGGGCGCGCTCATCCCGCTCGCCGTGCCGTTCCTGGCCCAGGGCGAGATCGGCGCGATCGGGATGGTGGCGGCGCTCGCGGTGTCGGCGACGGTCGTGGACGTCAGCCCCTTCTCGACGAACGGCGCCCTGGTACTGGCCGCCGCGCCCGATGTGGACCGGGAGCGTTTCTTCCGCCGGCTGATGGTGTACGGAGGGATCGTGGTGGCCGTGGTGCCCGCGGTGGTGTGGCTGGCGATGGTCGTGCCGGGCTGGGGGTGA
- a CDS encoding acyl-CoA synthetase — protein sequence MSSLFPALVDAPAGRAALRFGDRALTYGELGAAAGALAARIGGAGRVAVWATPALETAVAVVAALEAGAAAVPLNPKSGDRELGHILSDSAPSVVLAAPGDELPAPLAGLERADVDVHAAGELPGTDVPDEHAALVVYTSGTTGPPKGAVIPRRAVAHTLDALADAWQWTGEDVLVHGLPLFHVHGLVLGVLGPLRRGGSLRHLGRFGTEGVARELDEGATMLFGVPTMYHRIAQALPHEPGLAQALGKARLLVSGSAALPVHDHERITAATGQRVVERYGMTETLMNTSVRADGERRAGTVGVPLPGVELRLVEEDGTPLTSYDGESVGEIQVRGPNLFTEYLNRPDATRDAFTADGWFRTGDVAVRDPDGYVRIVGRKATDLIKSGGYKIGAGEIENALLEHPGVREAAVTGEPDADLGERIVAWVVPADPQAPPSADELADHVAGRLAPHKRPRRVHYLDVLPRNDMGKIMKRALGA from the coding sequence GTGTCCTCTCTCTTCCCGGCCCTCGTGGACGCCCCGGCGGGGCGCGCCGCCCTGCGGTTCGGCGACCGCGCCCTGACGTACGGCGAGCTGGGCGCCGCCGCCGGTGCCCTCGCCGCACGGATCGGCGGCGCGGGCCGCGTCGCGGTGTGGGCGACGCCCGCGCTGGAGACGGCCGTGGCGGTGGTGGCGGCGCTGGAGGCCGGTGCCGCCGCCGTGCCGCTCAACCCGAAGTCGGGCGACCGGGAGCTGGGGCACATCCTGTCCGACAGCGCCCCGTCGGTGGTGCTCGCCGCCCCCGGGGACGAACTGCCCGCCCCGCTGGCCGGTCTGGAGCGCGCCGACGTCGACGTGCACGCCGCCGGTGAGCTGCCCGGCACCGACGTGCCCGACGAGCACGCCGCCCTGGTCGTCTACACGTCCGGCACCACCGGCCCGCCCAAGGGCGCCGTCATCCCCCGCCGGGCCGTCGCGCACACCCTGGACGCGCTCGCGGACGCCTGGCAGTGGACCGGCGAGGACGTCCTCGTGCACGGGCTGCCCCTGTTCCATGTGCACGGTCTCGTCCTCGGCGTGCTCGGCCCGCTGCGCCGCGGCGGATCGCTGCGCCATCTCGGCCGGTTCGGCACCGAGGGCGTGGCCCGGGAGTTGGACGAGGGCGCGACCATGCTGTTCGGCGTGCCGACGATGTACCACCGCATCGCGCAGGCGCTGCCGCACGAGCCTGGCCTGGCGCAGGCGCTCGGCAAGGCCCGGCTGCTCGTGTCGGGTTCGGCGGCGCTCCCCGTCCACGACCACGAGCGGATCACGGCCGCGACCGGGCAGCGGGTCGTCGAGCGGTACGGCATGACGGAGACGCTGATGAACACCAGTGTGCGCGCCGACGGCGAGCGCAGGGCCGGCACGGTCGGCGTCCCGCTGCCCGGGGTGGAGCTGCGGCTGGTCGAGGAGGACGGCACCCCGCTGACGTCGTACGACGGGGAGAGCGTCGGCGAGATCCAGGTGCGCGGCCCGAACCTGTTCACCGAGTACCTCAACCGGCCCGACGCCACGCGGGACGCCTTCACGGCGGACGGCTGGTTCCGCACCGGCGACGTGGCGGTGCGCGACCCCGACGGCTACGTCCGGATCGTCGGCCGCAAGGCCACCGACCTGATCAAGAGCGGCGGCTACAAGATCGGCGCCGGGGAGATCGAGAACGCACTGCTGGAGCACCCCGGGGTGCGGGAGGCGGCCGTCACCGGGGAGCCGGACGCGGACCTCGGTGAGCGGATCGTGGCCTGGGTCGTCCCGGCGGACCCGCAGGCGCCCCCGTCGGCCGACGAGCTGGCCGATCATGTCGCCGGGCGGCTGGCCCCGCACAAGCGCCCGCGCCGCGTCCACTACCTGGACGTCCTGCCCCGCAACGACATGGGGAAGATCATGAAGCGGGCGCTGGGCGCATGA
- a CDS encoding carboxyl transferase domain-containing protein, whose amino-acid sequence MTERLTARQVIALVAEDFTELGPGDGGPASGDRPDGPLDWEGYGDARALAAARTGERESVVCGTGSVEGTRAVLIAFEFGYLGGSLGVRTGDRLEAAYRHAREHRLPVVPLVATGGSRMQEGMHALTQLQRVARESALTRAAGLPQIAVLRDPTTGGGWATLGAGADVTLALPGAQVGFAGSRVRPPDADPAAYTAEAQLASGAIDALVRPGLLRRELGRWLRLLTAPSQAAAPPPRALGGTAAPDSGRDAVRRARSPERPRAARYLDAYFAHRVTVTGDRCGGADPEGMLCGFGEHEGRTVAYAAQTGTATRPAGYRTAARLIRLADRLGIPVLTLVDTPGAANDAEAERQGVGAAIADLFTVLASVRTPVTTLLIGEGGSGGALALAAPGNTWATPDSYFSVIAPELAAAILKRGPDEVDATADQLRLRPQDLVEAGVILSVVGS is encoded by the coding sequence ATGACGGAGCGCCTGACGGCCCGCCAGGTCATCGCCCTGGTCGCCGAGGACTTCACCGAACTGGGTCCCGGCGACGGCGGCCCGGCGTCCGGTGACCGGCCCGACGGCCCGCTGGACTGGGAGGGGTACGGCGACGCCCGTGCCCTGGCCGCCGCCCGCACCGGCGAGCGGGAGTCCGTGGTGTGCGGCACCGGAAGCGTCGAGGGCACCCGCGCGGTGCTGATCGCCTTCGAGTTCGGCTATCTGGGCGGCTCGCTCGGCGTGCGCACCGGCGACCGGCTGGAGGCGGCGTACCGGCACGCCCGTGAACACCGCCTGCCGGTGGTGCCGTTGGTGGCGACGGGCGGCAGCCGGATGCAGGAGGGCATGCACGCGCTCACCCAGCTGCAGCGCGTGGCCCGCGAGTCCGCACTCACCCGGGCCGCCGGGCTGCCGCAGATCGCGGTGCTGCGCGACCCGACGACCGGCGGCGGCTGGGCCACGCTCGGCGCGGGCGCCGACGTCACGCTCGCGCTGCCCGGAGCCCAGGTCGGCTTCGCGGGCTCCCGGGTCCGCCCGCCGGACGCCGACCCGGCCGCCTACACGGCCGAGGCCCAGCTGGCGTCCGGCGCGATCGACGCGCTGGTCCGGCCGGGCCTGCTGCGCCGCGAACTGGGCCGCTGGCTACGGCTGCTGACGGCGCCCTCCCAGGCGGCGGCACCCCCGCCACGCGCGCTCGGCGGCACCGCTGCGCCGGACTCGGGCCGGGACGCCGTACGCCGGGCCCGCTCCCCCGAGCGGCCACGCGCCGCGCGCTATCTGGACGCCTACTTCGCGCACCGCGTCACCGTCACCGGCGACCGGTGCGGCGGCGCGGACCCCGAGGGCATGCTGTGCGGCTTCGGCGAGCACGAGGGCCGTACGGTCGCGTACGCCGCGCAGACCGGGACGGCCACCCGCCCCGCCGGATACCGCACCGCGGCACGGCTGATCCGGCTCGCCGACCGGCTCGGCATCCCGGTGCTGACCCTGGTGGACACGCCGGGCGCGGCGAACGACGCGGAGGCGGAGCGCCAGGGCGTCGGCGCGGCCATCGCGGACCTCTTCACGGTGCTGGCGTCGGTCCGCACGCCGGTGACGACCCTGCTGATCGGCGAGGGCGGCTCGGGCGGCGCGCTCGCCCTCGCGGCACCGGGCAACACCTGGGCCACACCGGACAGCTACTTCTCCGTCATCGCGCCGGAGCTCGCGGCGGCGATCCTCAAGCGCGGCCCCGACGAGGTCGACGCGACGGCGGACCAGCTCCGTCTGCGCCCGCAGGACCTGGTGGAGGCGGGCGTGATCCTGAGCGTCGTCGGAAGCTAA
- a CDS encoding rod shape-determining protein, with protein sequence MTATLEQLRRCHFAVDLGAARTRVYVKGAGLVVDQPSAAAVNTRTGALIAVGEFAERMTGRTPDYIRVVRPVSGGTVVDIEMAQRMLRHLLGDKMRRSLRRRPFLRAAVCTPHDADPLAQRAAIETLVGLGARRVELVDTLIAAAVGCGLPVEQPEASMIMVCGAAATEVAVLSLGSIVAAERVRVGGEAVDHAIVQHLRHQHELMLPSQNVRPLQLALSGNGLTAQGPASTEIHGRDVCTGLARSVRVDTAAVRDAIQTPLTAVLDSIGKVLRDCPPDLVADLADRGIMMVGGSALLPGFDEMLRQATSMPVHIAERPDVCAVQGLGTMLEGRIEPLELAPAT encoded by the coding sequence ATGACCGCCACGCTGGAACAGCTGCGACGCTGCCACTTCGCCGTCGATCTGGGGGCGGCCAGGACCCGCGTCTACGTGAAGGGGGCCGGTCTCGTCGTCGACCAGCCCTCGGCCGCCGCCGTCAACACCCGTACCGGCGCGCTCATCGCGGTCGGCGAGTTCGCGGAGCGGATGACCGGCCGCACCCCGGACTACATCCGCGTCGTACGGCCCGTCTCCGGGGGCACCGTCGTCGACATCGAGATGGCGCAGCGGATGCTGCGTCACCTCCTGGGCGACAAGATGCGCCGCAGTCTGCGCCGCCGGCCCTTCCTGCGGGCCGCCGTCTGCACCCCGCACGACGCCGACCCACTCGCCCAGCGCGCCGCCATCGAGACGCTGGTCGGCCTCGGCGCCCGCCGGGTGGAGCTGGTGGACACGCTGATCGCCGCCGCCGTCGGCTGCGGACTGCCCGTCGAGCAGCCCGAGGCCAGCATGATCATGGTGTGCGGGGCGGCCGCGACCGAGGTGGCCGTGCTGTCGCTGGGCAGCATCGTGGCCGCCGAGCGGGTCCGGGTCGGCGGCGAGGCCGTGGACCACGCGATCGTGCAGCACCTGCGCCACCAGCACGAGCTGATGCTGCCCAGCCAGAACGTCCGCCCGCTCCAGCTGGCGCTGTCCGGCAACGGCCTGACCGCGCAGGGCCCCGCCTCCACGGAGATCCACGGCAGGGACGTCTGCACCGGGCTCGCCCGCTCCGTACGGGTCGACACCGCCGCCGTGCGGGACGCCATCCAGACCCCGCTCACCGCCGTCCTCGACAGCATCGGCAAGGTGCTCCGCGACTGCCCGCCCGACCTGGTCGCCGACCTCGCCGACCGCGGGATCATGATGGTCGGCGGCAGCGCCCTGCTCCCCGGCTTCGACGAGATGCTGCGGCAGGCCACCAGCATGCCCGTGCACATCGCGGAGCGGCCCGACGTCTGCGCCGTACAGGGCCTGGGCACCATGCTGGAGGGCCGGATCGAGCCGCTGGAGCTGGCCCCGGCGACCTGA
- a CDS encoding DUF1876 domain-containing protein yields MDDKNWTVHIHITEDGDDTVAEAVLTTPDTSTVTGRGAAHRNPVDRPVPEIGDELAACRALEDLALRLHEVADDDIVALAGPAERTTGGAWERP; encoded by the coding sequence ATGGATGACAAGAACTGGACCGTCCACATCCACATCACCGAGGACGGCGACGACACCGTCGCCGAGGCCGTGTTGACCACCCCGGACACCTCGACCGTGACCGGCCGGGGCGCGGCCCACCGCAACCCCGTCGACCGCCCCGTCCCCGAGATCGGCGACGAGCTGGCCGCCTGCCGCGCCCTGGAGGACCTCGCGCTGCGGCTGCACGAGGTCGCCGACGACGACATCGTCGCTCTGGCCGGTCCCGCCGAGCGGACGACGGGCGGAGCCTGGGAACGCCCCTGA
- a CDS encoding DUF475 domain-containing protein, translating into MLLRTFGWSMGVTVLGLVFAAWVWGWEAFGVVLILSVLEISLSFDNAVVNAGILKRMNPFWQRIFLTVGVLIAVFGMRLVFPVVIVAISARVGPVEAVRLAVDDPDRYEALVTDAHPAIAAFGGMFLLMIFLEFILAEREITWLTWVERPLARLGRIDLLAPCTALIVLLVAATTVAGQAHVSTGHADKAATVLLAGVAGLVTYLAVGGLSSHFEHRIEAEEEREHEEERRARAGGGRPVAALAGKAAFFLFLYLEVLDASFSFDGVIGAFAITNHIFWMALGLGIGALYVRSLTVYLVRQGTLDDYVYLEHGAHYAIGALAVILLVTIRYELNEVVTGLVGVVLIASSFLASVRRNRALAAAGEAPTGP; encoded by the coding sequence ATGCTGCTGAGGACCTTCGGCTGGTCGATGGGCGTCACGGTGCTCGGCCTCGTCTTCGCGGCCTGGGTGTGGGGCTGGGAGGCGTTCGGGGTCGTGCTGATCCTGTCCGTGCTGGAGATCTCCCTGTCCTTCGACAACGCGGTCGTCAACGCCGGGATCCTGAAGCGGATGAACCCCTTCTGGCAACGGATCTTCCTGACCGTCGGCGTGCTCATCGCCGTGTTCGGGATGCGGCTGGTGTTCCCGGTCGTGATCGTCGCGATCAGCGCCAGGGTCGGTCCCGTCGAGGCCGTACGGCTGGCGGTCGACGACCCGGACCGCTACGAGGCCCTCGTCACCGACGCGCATCCGGCGATCGCCGCCTTCGGCGGCATGTTCCTGCTGATGATCTTCCTGGAGTTCATCCTGGCGGAGCGCGAGATCACCTGGCTGACCTGGGTGGAGCGCCCGCTCGCCCGGCTCGGGCGGATCGACCTGCTGGCGCCCTGTACGGCGCTGATCGTGCTGCTGGTGGCGGCCACGACCGTCGCCGGACAGGCGCACGTCAGCACGGGCCACGCGGACAAGGCGGCCACCGTCCTGCTGGCGGGCGTCGCCGGCCTGGTCACCTATCTCGCGGTCGGCGGTCTGTCCTCGCACTTCGAGCACCGCATCGAGGCGGAGGAGGAGCGCGAGCACGAGGAGGAGCGACGGGCCCGCGCCGGGGGCGGACGCCCGGTGGCCGCCCTCGCCGGCAAGGCGGCCTTCTTCCTCTTCCTCTACCTCGAGGTCCTGGACGCGTCGTTCTCCTTCGACGGGGTGATCGGCGCCTTCGCGATCACGAACCACATCTTCTGGATGGCGCTGGGCCTCGGCATCGGCGCCCTCTACGTCCGCTCCCTCACGGTCTACCTGGTCCGCCAGGGCACCCTGGACGACTACGTGTACCTGGAGCACGGCGCCCACTACGCCATCGGCGCGCTCGCGGTGATCCTGCTGGTCACCATCCGGTACGAGCTCAACGAGGTCGTCACCGGCCTGGTCGGCGTGGTCCTCATCGCCTCCTCCTTCCTCGCGTCCGTCCGCCGCAACAGGGCACTCGCGGCGGCCGGGGAAGCCCCGACGGGGCCGTGA